GCACTTTCTTTTATTTGTCTTTTTTGTAGATATATGAGCCTATTACACGGTCAGGTTTCTTGGATGGGACGAGACAGGAGTGTCTTCGTTGGGCACATCTTCTAGCAACTTTTGTTGCTCAATCTGCAAGAAACATAGGTACTTTTCATGAAACCTTAATCCACGAAGAGCTAGATGCTATGTTGTTTTCCTATGTATATCAAATAACCTACTCCTACAGTCCTAGTTGATTAATTCGTCATCTTTGGCCAACTATTTATGGGTTATCATTTGGGTGTTGCTGATAATTCTGTTTCTAGAAACATCTACTTGTCTCACATTTTTTTCTTTAGTGATTTGGACATCATCTTACAGGATAGGTATTGATAAGAAAATGTATGTTGGATTCTGTATAGAAAATCCTCTACTACAACAATTATGTATTGTTTGTGTTGAAATTCACCTCTGTCATTCTTTTCTGAGTTACACGCTGCAGCTGCACTTACTACTGTTATCACTGCCATTCTGATGTTCCAGTGTTCTAAAAAGGCCCCACTTTTCACTTGCAGTAAATGTTCTTTCTGAATTTGGATCTTGGCTAGCAAGACTCTTTGGTGGTTCTGCTTCCAaaagttcacaaaatggacagACAGTTCCAGTTAATCTCAGTCCATTACAGGTACGGTGGTGCTTGCAAAGGTCCTAGTTTCATTTGAATTACTATACAACAATAAGGGAAGGGAGTTGTTTCATTGGAAGCATGAGTTTCTTATCATTGAGATTTTGTTCTTAGTGTTAGTAGAAATGTGATATTAGTATAAGACTAAATTATCGTATTCCCCTTATAGCCTATATAAGCTTAAGATCTTGGATTGGTTGATTGGTGCTTAAAGTAAACACCTCTGGCTACCTCTGCATCTGCATGTCTCTTTTTAGATGCGAGCAGAAACAGATAACAGATGTTCATGTTTGTTTACATCAGCCGTGAAGACAACTGTCAGTGTATCCATGTCACGTGTTGTTAATTTCTTTTCAGTTGATTTTCTCCTTGCTGACATGTGTGTTTATAAAGGAAATCCAATGAATCCTTCTTCCCTTAGTTTAACCTTTCTGGAGAGCAGCTTTATATATTCTTGGTTTCCTTCTGGGTTGCCAAAGTTCTGTTTACATTGCGCAACTTTGTTATGAGACTGCGTTCTGTTATCTGACACTTGACAGTTTCACTTTATAGGAAGAAAGGTTAAGATTGTTGAGACAAAGGATAGATGTGCCATATGACTGCTCCTCTGTCAAGCATCAGGTTCTCATTCTGTATATAGTTTACTTTTATGGCATCTCTTTTCTTATCAAATGAATGCCAATTTTATCCCTGGGAAGAATGGGACAAATGTAATTGAATTTGGTATGTGATATTCGTGACCGATAAAGGCATTGTGATTCAGAAGAAATAATATCCTTTTCTGTTACAGGATGCCCTGAAAGAACTTTGGAGGTTGGCTTACCCTAACAGACAACTTCCTCCTCTGAAGTCAGATCTCTGGAAGGAGATGGGCTGGCAGAACTCGGATCCATCAACAGATTTTAGGTGCAGTTCCTCAGTGATGATGTTTCTTGAAAAATTATCATGCATTATGTTGACATGACTTGAGCCGTATGATTTGTATTTTAAACTATCCTATGCTTGCAGGGCAGGTGGATTCATGTCCTTGGAGAATCTAATATACTTTGCCAGAAATTACCCAGTATGTTTCTATTCATCCTTGGCACTTACTCTATAAATCGTCCATCAGTGGGTGAGTCAGTTGTGTTTAATGCTCTGTAGTTGATTTTACATGCAGGATTCCTTTCACAGGCTACTGCATAAGTCGGATGG
This sequence is a window from Miscanthus floridulus cultivar M001 chromosome 10, ASM1932011v1, whole genome shotgun sequence. Protein-coding genes within it:
- the LOC136486110 gene encoding uncharacterized protein codes for the protein MASKAIKRRPCSTETDKTAEKDMDTTLSDPITEPLLGNTPQEVKSKIYEPITRSGFLDGTRQECLRWAHLLATFVAQSARNIVNVLSEFGSWLARLFGGSASKSSQNGQTVPVNLSPLQEERLRLLRQRIDVPYDCSSVKHQDALKELWRLAYPNRQLPPLKSDLWKEMGWQNSDPSTDFRAGGFMSLENLIYFARNYPDSFHRLLHKSDGKRAEWEYPFAIGGVNISYMLVQMLDLQSGKMRTKAGVHFVQLLEDDDVAFDNLFCVAFQVLDSQWLARRASYMEFNEVLKSTRVQLEQELTIGGISRIQDMPSFRMLKG